From a region of the Drosophila virilis strain 15010-1051.87 chromosome 3, Dvir_AGI_RSII-ME, whole genome shotgun sequence genome:
- the LOC6624114 gene encoding uncharacterized protein codes for MSAANKVNYLVGSTSRFIAGRNAVQTVYWRTSAGPDSRMLKTNKTCEFDRSQKAPQSVRMQRSNRSFISKE; via the coding sequence ATGTCGGCGGCTAACAAAGTCAATTATCTGGTGGGCTCCACATCGCGCTTCATAGCCGGACGTAATGCCGTACAGACGGTCTATTGGAGAACATCCGCCGGACCCGATTCTCGCATGCTGAAGACCAACAAGACCTGTGAATTTGATCGCAGCCAAAAGGCGCCGCAGAGCGTTCGAATGCAGAGATCGAATCGCAGTTTCATCAGCAAAGAGTAG